From Solidesulfovibrio carbinoliphilus subsp. oakridgensis, the proteins below share one genomic window:
- a CDS encoding DUF459 domain-containing protein: MHQAALPFPCRPGRGLLALAALAAVLLGAPGPTHPGLAPLALPRPATPLGDELRTLVANLDLSGRPDAAPAGPDRHVLRLAVTAYTVRLVVDPQAAHPLSGPVAVGQDRHLGAPGRTLRLVSLAPADTGPQPPAAPRVAVKNMPPEADRDVTPETSPVVVAEARPLGPDSPGPRPTPTVASAATPTPVQATSPVAVPVAAAPASAPVGAPGRSILVAGDSLSIFLADALRPLLAGRPGASFAARGKVSSGLARPDFFNWEREMAALAASGRPDTVLVMIATNDNQTLTRPDGRKLAFGRPGWNEEYARRVRRLVELARQGNPDARVYWIGAPVMADPGLNADVAAINAVIARQLAALPGCRFVDVSRTLADAAGHYAPALPSPAGPRTARTPDGVHLTPFGAKLLAHAALASMSPAVAALDTR, encoded by the coding sequence ATGCACCAAGCCGCTCTCCCATTCCCGTGTCGTCCCGGCAGAGGCCTGCTCGCCCTGGCCGCCCTGGCCGCGGTGCTTCTCGGCGCGCCCGGCCCGACCCATCCCGGCCTGGCCCCCCTGGCCCTCCCTCGCCCCGCCACCCCACTCGGCGACGAACTGCGGACCCTGGTCGCCAACCTGGACCTTTCCGGCAGGCCCGACGCGGCCCCCGCCGGACCGGACCGGCATGTCCTGCGCCTGGCCGTCACGGCCTACACGGTCCGGCTGGTCGTGGACCCCCAGGCCGCCCATCCCCTGAGCGGGCCGGTGGCCGTGGGCCAGGACCGGCACCTCGGCGCCCCCGGCCGGACGCTTCGCCTCGTGTCCCTGGCCCCGGCCGACACCGGGCCGCAACCCCCGGCCGCGCCTCGGGTTGCCGTCAAGAATATGCCGCCCGAGGCCGACCGCGACGTGACGCCGGAGACCTCCCCGGTTGTCGTCGCCGAGGCCAGGCCCCTGGGCCCGGACAGTCCCGGGCCGCGCCCGACTCCGACCGTCGCTTCCGCTGCCACGCCGACTCCCGTGCAGGCCACCTCGCCCGTTGCCGTCCCCGTTGCCGCCGCGCCCGCATCGGCGCCGGTCGGCGCGCCCGGCCGGTCCATCCTCGTGGCCGGGGATTCGCTGTCCATCTTCCTGGCCGATGCCCTGCGCCCGCTCCTGGCCGGCCGGCCCGGCGCCTCCTTCGCCGCCCGGGGCAAGGTTTCAAGCGGCCTGGCCCGGCCCGACTTCTTCAACTGGGAACGCGAGATGGCCGCCCTGGCCGCTTCCGGCCGGCCGGATACCGTCCTGGTCATGATCGCCACCAACGACAACCAGACCCTCACCCGCCCGGACGGCAGGAAACTGGCCTTCGGCCGGCCCGGCTGGAACGAGGAATACGCCCGCCGCGTGCGCCGGCTGGTGGAACTGGCCCGCCAAGGCAACCCCGACGCCCGCGTCTACTGGATCGGCGCGCCGGTCATGGCCGATCCCGGGCTCAACGCCGACGTGGCCGCCATAAACGCCGTCATCGCCCGGCAACTGGCCGCCCTGCCCGGCTGCCGGTTCGTGGACGTCTCCCGGACCCTGGCCGACGCCGCCGGCCACTACGCCCCGGCCCTGCCCTCCCCGGCCGGCCCCCGCACCGCCCGGACCCCTGACGGCGTCCACCTCACCCCCTTTGGCGCCAAACTCCTCGCCCACGCCGCCCTGGCCTCCATGAGCCCGGCCGTGGCCGCCCTGGACACCCGCTAA
- a CDS encoding MBOAT family O-acyltransferase — MNITSFEFSLFFAAILPLNWMLRRFDAPYRLFLLLASYVFYASFNAKFLLILLVFSFLTWFFAVVFAETSDLRFRRFCLVLYVAFSLGMLAFFKYYEMLYISADWLFRTFSVTSPVPLLDVIMPIGISFFTFQGMSYAIDVYRDPAKVERSLVEVFCFISFFPTILSGPILRAGNFLPQLKRERVVPVDFTRAFYLLTRGLVKKIIISSYLSEHIVRTTFGAPEGFSSAAVLVGVLSYAAQIYCDFSGYSDLAQGVALLMGFDIPDNFNAPYTSLSLRDFWRRWHITFSVWLRDYLYISLGGNRKGRFRKYLNLVLTMALGGLWHGAAYNFLVWGFIHGFGLVGTHLVGEYRSARAAARVAAGLPATGSRVLTGVWNAGCWLATFSYVTVAWVFFGAEDAGKAVEILRRVVAWDPSGAGFRPTCLALVAVVLAVQLLGLSGRDAFRTVFEKLPMPVQGAALGLAAACILKLGPDGVLPFIYFQF; from the coding sequence ATGAACATTACCAGCTTTGAATTTTCTCTTTTTTTCGCGGCCATTTTGCCGCTCAACTGGATGTTGCGCCGGTTCGATGCGCCGTACCGGTTGTTCCTGCTCCTCGCCTCCTATGTTTTTTACGCCTCGTTCAACGCCAAGTTTCTGCTCATCCTCTTGGTCTTCAGTTTTCTGACCTGGTTTTTCGCCGTGGTTTTCGCCGAGACCTCGGATCTCAGGTTCCGGCGATTCTGCCTGGTCCTCTACGTGGCCTTTTCCCTGGGCATGCTCGCTTTCTTCAAGTATTACGAGATGCTCTACATTTCGGCCGACTGGCTGTTCCGCACCTTTTCCGTCACCAGTCCGGTGCCGCTCCTCGACGTCATCATGCCCATCGGCATCTCGTTTTTCACGTTCCAGGGCATGAGTTACGCCATCGACGTCTACCGGGACCCGGCCAAGGTGGAGCGGAGTCTGGTCGAGGTCTTCTGCTTCATCTCCTTTTTCCCGACCATCCTGTCCGGACCGATCCTGCGGGCCGGCAATTTCCTGCCCCAGCTCAAGCGGGAGCGGGTCGTGCCCGTGGACTTCACCCGGGCCTTTTACCTGCTGACCCGGGGGCTGGTGAAAAAGATCATCATTTCGAGCTACCTGTCCGAGCATATCGTGCGCACCACCTTTGGCGCGCCGGAAGGGTTTTCCTCGGCCGCGGTCCTGGTCGGCGTCCTGTCCTATGCCGCCCAGATCTACTGCGACTTTTCCGGCTATTCCGATCTGGCCCAGGGCGTGGCCCTCCTGATGGGCTTCGATATCCCGGACAACTTCAACGCCCCCTATACGTCGTTGAGCCTTCGCGATTTCTGGCGGCGCTGGCACATCACCTTTTCGGTGTGGCTCCGGGATTATCTGTATATCTCACTTGGCGGGAACCGCAAAGGCCGGTTTCGAAAATACCTGAACCTCGTCCTGACCATGGCCCTTGGCGGACTGTGGCACGGGGCGGCCTACAACTTCCTGGTCTGGGGCTTTATCCACGGTTTCGGGCTGGTGGGGACCCATCTGGTCGGGGAGTACCGGTCGGCCCGGGCGGCGGCCCGGGTGGCGGCGGGCCTGCCGGCCACCGGCTCGCGAGTCCTCACGGGCGTGTGGAACGCCGGCTGCTGGCTGGCCACCTTCTCCTACGTCACCGTGGCCTGGGTCTTCTTCGGGGCCGAGGACGCGGGCAAGGCCGTGGAGATTCTCAGACGCGTGGTGGCCTGGGACCCGTCCGGGGCCGGTTTCCGGCCGACGTGCCTGGCGCTGGTGGCCGTGGTCCTGGCCGTGCAGCTCCTTGGCCTGTCGGGCCGGGATGCCTTCCGGACGGTTTTCGAGAAACTGCCCATGCCGGTCCAGGGCGCGGCCCTCGGCCTGGCGGCCGCCTGCATCCTGAAGCTCGGCCCGGACGGCGTCCTGCCGTTCATTTACTTCCAGTTCTAG
- a CDS encoding DUF459 domain-containing protein: MRNPSQALLLAVLMASLILPPGLPVADAAPAGPAAGARRILLVGDSLSIGLGKQLDTVFAGRPGVSFAHLGKVSSGLANPAFFDWDAQLAAQVKANHPDMVLIMLGANDDKALPTSDGRSAAFGTRDWDVAYAERLGRLHAIIRADNPAASVYFIGVPVMGDPSFNTSMVHVNGVLARAARSLPGCSFIDVKDVLADPSGAFAPLAKAPDGGLVKLRAEDGVHISGAGSRLLAARCLEAVSDAAGLPKAALLASLEDKDLKPIAAAGASPLRLAEAAPAKAPAPAAPAPAVKVAKAAPAPVLAPAAPVVPAPARPAAGGAYAVADGDTLWSVAKRLGVSPEALSAANPGIDPRRMSIGQTLAVPAGQSPALLAEAEGRAAAPAPHPAEPARPAAASGRVHSVADGDNFWSVARQHDVTVAALTESNPGVEPTRLHIGQPLVIPVAGQAAAKATAVARADGDRYVVADGDNFWSIARRFGIDAAELKRANAAVDPQKLQPGQLLALPGSARAEAGRAAPPAPRQDVRSGRGLSDAALYPVAKGDTLWALSKRFGVDFAALVSANGELDPARLQVGQLVTIPAGESVASAESLVFPVAAGDTLWSIARRFDVSIEALVAANPGVDPLRLHEGQALRVPSSLAAVAASAAPRTEPAAPAAAVPADAALPVPAPSAPSAAVEAARLHTVSVGDTLWGLSHRYGVSVGRILSENAGIDPVRLHVGQTLRLPGSAVAMAAR, from the coding sequence ATGCGAAACCCGAGTCAGGCCCTGCTCCTGGCCGTTTTGATGGCGTCCCTGATCCTGCCCCCGGGCCTGCCCGTGGCCGACGCGGCCCCTGCCGGTCCCGCCGCCGGGGCCCGGCGCATTCTGCTCGTGGGCGATTCCCTGTCCATCGGCCTTGGCAAACAACTCGACACCGTTTTCGCCGGACGGCCGGGCGTCTCCTTTGCCCATCTCGGCAAGGTTTCGAGCGGTCTGGCCAATCCCGCCTTTTTCGACTGGGACGCCCAGCTCGCCGCCCAGGTCAAGGCCAACCACCCGGACATGGTCCTCATCATGCTCGGGGCCAACGACGACAAGGCGCTGCCCACGTCCGACGGCCGGTCCGCCGCCTTCGGCACCCGGGACTGGGACGTGGCCTACGCCGAGCGTCTGGGCCGGCTCCACGCCATCATCCGGGCGGACAACCCCGCCGCCTCCGTTTATTTCATCGGCGTGCCGGTCATGGGCGACCCGTCCTTCAATACCTCCATGGTCCACGTCAACGGCGTGTTGGCCCGGGCGGCCAGGAGCCTGCCCGGTTGTTCCTTCATTGACGTCAAGGACGTGCTGGCCGACCCGTCGGGCGCCTTCGCCCCGCTGGCCAAGGCCCCGGACGGCGGACTGGTCAAGCTGCGGGCCGAGGACGGCGTCCACATCTCCGGGGCCGGTTCGAGGTTGCTCGCCGCCCGGTGCCTGGAAGCCGTGTCCGATGCCGCCGGCCTGCCCAAGGCCGCGCTCCTCGCCTCCCTGGAAGACAAGGACTTGAAGCCCATCGCCGCCGCCGGCGCCTCGCCCCTCCGTCTGGCCGAGGCCGCCCCGGCCAAGGCCCCGGCCCCGGCCGCGCCGGCCCCGGCCGTCAAGGTCGCCAAGGCCGCGCCCGCGCCGGTCCTCGCGCCGGCCGCTCCCGTCGTCCCGGCCCCGGCCCGCCCGGCCGCCGGCGGAGCCTATGCCGTGGCCGACGGCGACACCCTCTGGTCCGTGGCCAAGCGGCTCGGCGTATCTCCGGAAGCCCTTTCCGCCGCCAATCCCGGCATCGATCCCCGCCGCATGTCCATCGGCCAGACCCTGGCCGTGCCGGCCGGCCAGTCCCCGGCCCTGCTGGCCGAGGCAGAGGGCCGGGCCGCCGCGCCCGCGCCGCACCCGGCCGAGCCTGCCCGGCCGGCGGCCGCGTCCGGCCGGGTCCACAGCGTGGCCGACGGCGACAACTTCTGGTCCGTGGCCAGGCAGCACGACGTGACCGTGGCCGCCCTGACCGAGTCCAATCCCGGCGTCGAGCCGACAAGGCTGCACATCGGCCAGCCCCTGGTCATTCCCGTCGCGGGGCAGGCCGCCGCCAAGGCCACGGCCGTGGCCAGGGCCGACGGCGACCGCTACGTGGTGGCCGACGGCGACAACTTCTGGTCCATCGCCCGCCGCTTCGGCATCGATGCGGCCGAGCTCAAGCGGGCCAACGCCGCCGTCGATCCCCAGAAGCTCCAGCCCGGCCAGCTTCTGGCCCTGCCCGGTTCCGCCCGGGCCGAGGCCGGCCGCGCCGCGCCGCCCGCCCCGCGCCAGGACGTCCGTTCCGGCCGGGGGCTGAGCGACGCGGCCCTCTATCCCGTGGCCAAGGGCGACACCCTCTGGGCCTTGTCCAAGCGGTTCGGCGTGGATTTCGCCGCCCTGGTCTCGGCCAACGGCGAGCTCGATCCGGCCCGGCTCCAGGTGGGCCAGCTCGTGACCATCCCGGCCGGCGAGTCCGTGGCTTCGGCCGAATCCCTGGTCTTTCCGGTTGCGGCCGGCGACACCCTCTGGAGCATCGCCCGGCGGTTCGACGTCTCCATCGAGGCCCTGGTCGCGGCCAATCCCGGCGTCGATCCCCTGCGGCTTCACGAGGGCCAGGCCCTGCGCGTGCCGTCGTCCCTGGCCGCTGTGGCCGCTTCGGCCGCGCCCCGGACCGAGCCGGCCGCGCCGGCGGCCGCCGTCCCGGCCGACGCCGCCCTGCCGGTCCCGGCCCCGTCGGCCCCGTCGGCCGCCGTCGAGGCGGCCCGGCTCCATACGGTCTCCGTCGGCGACACCCTCTGGGGCCTGTCCCACCGCTACGGCGTGAGCGTGGGCCGCATCCTGTCGGAAAACGCGGGCATCGACCCGGTGCGCCTGCACGTGGGCCAGACCCTGCGCCTGCCCGGCAGCGCCGTGGCCATGGCGGCCCGGTAA
- a CDS encoding 50S ribosomal protein L11 methyltransferase, which produces MRKLLRVDITAPDQGDLAERVEAWLSERTAQGWEEASVDDGAAVRFRVHLEDAPPARDFADEAARDWPALSIAVSTIEEEDWGAAWMAFFTPIEVGSVFEILPPWMEGKDIGDRKPILIEPKMAFGTGHHPTTALCLEAFADCFAAGRIGPGNRFLDLGTGSGILGIGLCKLGLTGVGLDIDPQAVWCAAENLRRNHVEAAMGLAVGGAGSLAEGAVFDIVAANILAAPLVAMAGRLVRHVAPGGVLVLSGILTTQASDVAAAYRAAGLPEPETRESGEWASLVWR; this is translated from the coding sequence GTGAGAAAGCTTTTGCGGGTGGATATCACCGCTCCCGACCAGGGCGACCTGGCCGAGCGGGTGGAGGCCTGGCTGTCCGAGCGCACAGCCCAGGGCTGGGAGGAGGCGAGTGTGGATGACGGCGCGGCCGTGCGGTTCCGGGTCCATCTGGAAGACGCGCCCCCGGCCCGGGATTTCGCCGACGAGGCGGCCAGGGACTGGCCGGCCCTTTCCATCGCCGTTTCCACCATCGAGGAAGAGGACTGGGGCGCGGCCTGGATGGCCTTTTTCACGCCCATCGAGGTGGGAAGCGTCTTTGAGATCCTGCCGCCCTGGATGGAGGGCAAGGACATCGGCGACCGAAAGCCCATCCTGATCGAGCCCAAGATGGCCTTCGGCACCGGCCACCACCCGACCACGGCCCTTTGCCTGGAGGCCTTTGCCGACTGCTTCGCCGCCGGCCGCATCGGCCCGGGCAACCGGTTTCTCGACCTCGGCACCGGGTCCGGCATCCTCGGCATCGGCCTTTGCAAGCTCGGGCTGACCGGCGTCGGCCTCGACATCGATCCCCAGGCCGTCTGGTGCGCGGCCGAAAACCTGCGCCGCAACCACGTGGAAGCGGCCATGGGCCTGGCCGTCGGCGGCGCGGGCAGCCTGGCCGAGGGCGCCGTCTTCGACATCGTGGCCGCCAACATCCTGGCCGCGCCGCTGGTGGCCATGGCCGGCCGGCTGGTCCGCCACGTGGCCCCGGGCGGGGTGCTGGTCCTTTCCGGCATCCTCACCACCCAGGCGTCCGATGTGGCCGCCGCCTACCGGGCCGCCGGCCTGCCCGAACCCGAAACCCGGGAATCCGGGGAGTGGGCGTCGCTGGTCTGGCGGTGA
- a CDS encoding UDP-glucuronic acid decarboxylase family protein → MHLKKRVLVTGGAGFLGSHLCERLLERDCDVICLDNYFTGSKQNVLHLLDNPHFELLRHDVTFPLYVEVDEIYNLACPASPIHYQHDPVQTTKTSVHGAINMLGLAKRLRAKIMQASTSEVYGDPSVHPQPESYWGNVNTIGFRSCYDEGKRCAETLFFDYRRQHNLRIKVARIFNTYGPRMHPNDGRVVSNFIIQALRGEPLTVYGQGQQTRSFCYVDDLIEAFLRLMETPDDFTGPVNTGNPGEFTILELAQMVIEYTGSKSVIDYRPLPQDDPKQRRPDITLAKAKLDWEPKVPLTEGLKKTIEYFDAFLRGK, encoded by the coding sequence ATGCACCTGAAAAAACGTGTTCTCGTCACCGGCGGCGCCGGTTTCCTTGGTTCGCACCTGTGCGAGCGTCTGCTTGAACGGGATTGCGACGTCATCTGTCTGGACAACTATTTTACCGGCTCCAAACAGAACGTCTTGCACCTGCTCGACAATCCGCACTTCGAGCTCTTGCGCCACGACGTCACCTTCCCGCTCTACGTGGAAGTCGACGAGATCTACAACCTGGCCTGCCCGGCCTCGCCCATCCACTACCAGCACGACCCGGTGCAGACCACCAAGACCAGCGTGCACGGCGCCATCAACATGCTCGGCCTGGCCAAGCGGCTGCGGGCCAAGATCATGCAGGCCTCGACCTCGGAAGTCTACGGCGACCCCTCGGTCCACCCGCAGCCCGAGTCCTACTGGGGCAACGTCAACACCATCGGCTTCCGCTCCTGCTACGACGAAGGCAAGCGCTGCGCCGAGACCCTTTTCTTCGATTACCGCCGCCAGCACAACCTGCGCATCAAGGTGGCCCGCATCTTCAACACCTACGGCCCGCGCATGCACCCCAACGACGGCCGCGTGGTGTCCAATTTCATCATCCAGGCCCTGCGCGGCGAGCCGCTGACCGTTTACGGCCAGGGCCAGCAGACCCGGTCCTTCTGCTACGTCGACGACCTGATCGAGGCGTTCTTGCGCCTGATGGAAACGCCGGACGACTTCACCGGCCCGGTCAACACCGGCAACCCCGGCGAATTCACCATCCTGGAACTGGCCCAGATGGTCATCGAATACACCGGCTCCAAGTCCGTCATCGACTACCGGCCCCTGCCCCAGGACGATCCCAAGCAGCGCCGCCCCGACATCACCCTGGCCAAGGCCAAGCTCGATTGGGAACCCAAGGTGCCGCTGACCGAAGGACTTAAAAAGACCATTGAATACTTTGACGCCTTCCTGCGCGGCAAATAG
- a CDS encoding glycosyltransferase family 2 protein: MTPDDPGRVAPKPGATIVLVVPVYNEDQGLCALRDRIVAVMDRIPYDWSCILVDDGSRDASWSVIESFVAADARFKGIMFSRNFGKEMALTAGVEAALGADAVICLDADLQHPPEIIPQLIAKWEEGYDIVATIREKVADYSLVKKIGSKTFYWFMCRFTDLDLPPNSTDFRLLDRKVMETLSKFTEGSRMFRGIIDWMGFKKTYIAFCAPARSQGKPAYPVKKLFNLAINSFTSFSLVPLRLAGYLGLIIMAVTLPLLCGMVLGNWFLAANITPIAFFTVFNTLLIGIVLCALGMMSLYIGHIHTEVANRPLYIIRSRAGAWDAPPVTAAPPRP; this comes from the coding sequence ATGACGCCCGACGATCCGGGTCGCGTCGCCCCGAAGCCGGGCGCCACGATTGTCCTCGTGGTGCCCGTCTACAACGAGGACCAGGGCCTTTGCGCCCTGCGCGACAGGATCGTCGCGGTCATGGACCGGATTCCCTACGACTGGAGCTGCATCCTGGTCGACGACGGCAGCCGCGACGCCTCCTGGTCGGTGATCGAATCCTTCGTGGCCGCGGACGCCCGGTTCAAGGGCATCATGTTCTCGCGCAACTTCGGCAAGGAGATGGCCCTGACCGCCGGGGTGGAGGCCGCTCTCGGGGCCGACGCCGTCATCTGCCTCGACGCCGACCTGCAACACCCGCCCGAGATCATTCCGCAGCTCATCGCCAAGTGGGAGGAGGGCTACGACATCGTGGCCACCATCCGCGAGAAGGTGGCGGACTACTCCCTGGTCAAAAAGATCGGGTCCAAGACCTTCTACTGGTTCATGTGCCGGTTCACGGACCTCGATCTGCCCCCCAATTCCACGGACTTCCGCCTGCTGGACCGCAAGGTCATGGAGACGCTTTCGAAATTCACCGAAGGCTCGCGCATGTTCCGGGGCATCATCGACTGGATGGGGTTCAAAAAGACCTACATCGCCTTTTGCGCCCCGGCCAGGAGCCAGGGCAAGCCGGCCTATCCGGTCAAAAAGCTTTTCAACCTGGCCATCAACAGCTTCACCTCCTTCTCGCTGGTGCCGCTGCGTCTGGCCGGCTACCTGGGGCTCATCATCATGGCCGTGACCCTGCCGCTGTTGTGCGGCATGGTGCTCGGCAACTGGTTCCTGGCCGCCAACATCACGCCCATCGCCTTTTTCACGGTCTTCAACACCCTCTTGATCGGCATCGTCCTTTGCGCGCTGGGCATGATGTCGCTCTACATCGGCCACATCCACACCGAGGTGGCCAACCGGCCGCTGTACATCATCCGTTCCCGGGCCGGGGCCTGGGACGCTCCCCCGGTGACGGCGGCCCCGCCCCGGCCCTGA
- a CDS encoding tetratricopeptide repeat protein: MQTRKVDHQRMLADARSIRENISRARGYLRRDDLYRCIEAASDAMVLKGNNPALGLGRSEVDLLFAEMCDDFSRHPRVVAFLEGLGVSGTPFLRYKPGDETLLLKKLAALRIKMEEAEEREKERAARRRKVQKEEWLHLGREHLDQKSYPKGKVYLRRVVETFGEEPDVTREVGRLFADAGLLIEAAEMFSLAIERFPTDQQAWRLAIDTYDALGEFKKAESLYLDAVKAFGGHPMTFLNIARFYLKWHRKDDAYDYAQRALDLDPDLAEAREIREKVER, from the coding sequence ATGCAGACGCGCAAGGTCGATCACCAGCGGATGCTCGCGGATGCGCGCAGCATCCGCGAGAATATCAGCCGGGCCCGAGGCTATCTGCGGCGCGACGACCTCTACCGGTGCATCGAGGCGGCCAGCGACGCCATGGTCCTTAAAGGCAACAACCCCGCCCTGGGGCTTGGCCGGTCCGAAGTGGACCTGCTTTTCGCCGAAATGTGCGATGATTTCAGCCGGCATCCCCGGGTGGTGGCCTTCCTGGAAGGCCTTGGCGTCTCTGGAACGCCTTTTCTGCGGTACAAGCCCGGGGACGAGACGCTTTTGCTCAAGAAGCTGGCCGCATTGCGCATCAAGATGGAAGAGGCCGAGGAGCGGGAGAAGGAACGGGCGGCCCGGCGTCGAAAAGTGCAGAAAGAGGAGTGGCTGCACCTCGGACGCGAGCATCTGGACCAGAAGAGCTATCCCAAGGGCAAGGTCTATCTGCGGCGGGTGGTGGAGACGTTTGGCGAGGAGCCGGACGTGACGCGCGAGGTGGGCCGGCTGTTTGCCGACGCCGGGCTCCTGATCGAGGCGGCGGAGATGTTTTCCCTGGCCATCGAGCGCTTCCCCACGGACCAGCAGGCCTGGCGACTGGCCATCGACACCTACGACGCGCTTGGGGAATTCAAGAAGGCCGAGAGCCTCTACCTCGACGCGGTCAAGGCCTTCGGCGGCCATCCCATGACCTTTCTCAACATCGCCCGCTTCTACCTCAAGTGGCACCGCAAGGACGACGCCTACGACTACGCCCAGCGCGCCCTGGACCTGGACCCGGACCTGGCCGAGGCCAGGGAGATCCGGGAGAAGGTCGAGCGGTAG
- the mnmE gene encoding tRNA uridine-5-carboxymethylaminomethyl(34) synthesis GTPase MnmE, with amino-acid sequence MSAARETPADTIAAVATPPGRGGVGIVRVSGPQSRLVASRLFLSPRPGFSGLRPYILHHGSLRAPSGRIIDEAMAAYMPGPGSYTGEDTVEFFCHGSPAVLRAVLAAAFAYGARPAGPGEFTRRAYVNGRLDLSQAEAVAELVAARGDAQADMALVRLSGGMGQAARELGLALDDLRASVCLAVDFPDDEVECLPKKSFGAGVSAVIDRVETLLAAHRRARPFREGARVALFGRVNAGKSSLFNALLGTDRALVADVPGTTRDYLEEGLDLDGLPVNLTDTAGLRQTLDAVEQAGKARGLALAGTAALGLYVVDGSVPFAPDAEAEELVAALGPDRVLGVVAKADLPAATPAPGDILAIRGLESVAVSARTGHGLAGLLTAIRTRLTRDAGLPEPETPAPSDREAACLVATRDELLALLGDIRDDLPYDLLGVRLEAASLALADITGETSADDVLNAVFSKFCIGK; translated from the coding sequence ATGTCCGCCGCCCGGGAGACGCCCGCAGACACCATCGCGGCCGTGGCCACCCCGCCCGGGCGCGGCGGCGTCGGCATCGTGCGCGTGAGCGGCCCCCAGAGCCGGCTGGTGGCCTCGCGGCTCTTCCTGTCGCCGCGTCCCGGATTTTCCGGCCTTCGGCCCTACATCCTGCACCACGGGTCGCTTCGCGCCCCGTCCGGCCGCATCATCGACGAGGCCATGGCCGCCTACATGCCGGGCCCGGGCAGCTACACCGGCGAGGACACGGTGGAGTTTTTCTGCCACGGCTCGCCGGCCGTCCTGCGCGCGGTCCTGGCCGCCGCCTTCGCCTACGGGGCCAGGCCGGCCGGGCCCGGGGAATTCACCCGCCGGGCCTACGTCAACGGCCGCCTGGACCTGTCCCAGGCCGAGGCCGTGGCCGAGCTCGTGGCCGCGCGCGGCGATGCCCAGGCCGACATGGCCCTGGTCCGCCTGTCCGGCGGCATGGGCCAGGCCGCCCGGGAGCTGGGGCTGGCCCTGGACGACCTGCGGGCCAGCGTCTGCCTGGCCGTGGATTTTCCGGACGACGAGGTGGAATGCCTGCCCAAGAAGTCGTTTGGCGCGGGTGTTTCGGCGGTCATCGACCGGGTGGAGACGCTTCTGGCCGCCCACCGTCGGGCCAGGCCCTTTCGCGAGGGAGCCCGGGTGGCCCTTTTCGGCCGGGTCAACGCCGGCAAGTCGAGCCTTTTCAACGCGCTGCTCGGCACGGACCGGGCCCTGGTGGCCGACGTGCCCGGCACCACCCGCGATTATCTGGAAGAGGGGCTGGATCTGGACGGCCTGCCGGTCAACCTGACCGACACGGCCGGACTGCGCCAGACCCTGGACGCCGTGGAACAGGCCGGCAAGGCCCGGGGGCTGGCCCTGGCCGGCACGGCCGCCCTCGGGCTCTACGTGGTCGACGGCTCGGTCCCCTTCGCGCCCGATGCCGAGGCCGAGGAGCTGGTGGCGGCCCTTGGGCCCGACCGGGTGCTCGGGGTGGTGGCCAAGGCCGACCTGCCGGCGGCGACTCCGGCCCCGGGCGACATCCTGGCCATCCGGGGCCTGGAGTCGGTGGCGGTGTCGGCGCGCACGGGCCACGGGCTGGCCGGACTCCTCACCGCCATCCGGACTAGGCTCACCCGGGACGCCGGCCTGCCCGAGCCGGAAACCCCGGCCCCGAGCGACCGCGAGGCCGCCTGCCTGGTCGCGACCCGGGACGAGCTGCTGGCCTTGCTCGGCGACATCCGGGACGACCTGCCCTACGATCTGCTCGGCGTGCGGCTGGAGGCGGCGAGCCTGGCCCTGGCCGACATCACCGGCGAGACCTCGGCCGACGACGTTTTAAACGCGGTGTTCTCGAAATTCTGCATCGGAAAGTAG